Below is a window of Syngnathus typhle isolate RoL2023-S1 ecotype Sweden linkage group LG12, RoL_Styp_1.0, whole genome shotgun sequence DNA.
acacacacatctgggtggaTCAATTTCCAAAAGGGGCGTGTGCGGTTTGGGGGTCGTCGACTTGCCGCTACAACGAGATCGCGCCGGTCCTGCTTGCGCGTCAGCTGACGTCAGCGAGTGTCGCAGCAAAATGGACTGGGCAGCTGCGGCGGCCAAGCCGGAGCTGCGCTCTCCCAAGACAGAAGCATGACCATGAGAGCCCGTCGAGGCGTCGCGCGCTCGCTCGGAACCCGCCTTCGGACCGCTTCGCGCAGCGCAACCACAAAACACCCGAGCAAAACGGTTAAGCTTCGTGGTCATGCCGCTCGAGGGAAATCCGAGTCGAGTCAATCACGCGGGGCGGAGTGAGTCAGTGACATGGTAATTTGAATTGCTCCTATTTCATTCTTGTCTTTCTTGCCTTGCACGTATTAAGGGCGATGCGATTGATCATAATGTGAGCGAGCATGTTTACCGAGGGGCTTGCGTAGCACCGAGTATGGGCGAGCATGAGCTGTAAATaaacactgccccccccccccccctctccactAACCCCCCTTCCCAAATATGCTGCAGGACCACCAAAGACAGCGTGTCCGCACACAACTAAAAGCATGGCACTCAAGGtatgacacacacgcacccgcGAGGGCTCGGTAGGGCGTGGCCCGCACATCCTCCCTGTTGATTGAGAAGGTCAGCTAAAACAATTAATAAATCATGCATGATATTATTGCATTATTAATAAACTAATACAAGAATCATTACGAGGAAGGATTCAAGTCAAATGAATACCAACCCacgacagagaaaaaaaaagtgttaaaatgaGAAACTTACCACATACGAAGTATCAAATTCAGTAGGtctccactagagggcgctcACGCGGCAATTTGATGGACTACAATTTGTAACTGATGCGACTTTGGTCTTCTCAGGCGGGAGCGCAGACCCGGCGGGTGGCTATCGCAGTGGCCGTCTTCATCCTGATGATGCTCTTCATCTTGTTCAGCTCCAGCGCCAGCACCAGCGCCAGCCAGGCAGCCTACGGGCCCTTCCACATGGCCAAAAACCACACGCCCCGGCCCACCAACCTCAAGACGTGGGCCACCAAAGACGACTACGTGGCCGTCTTAGGCAATGAGGTAAGGCCCACCGTGCCATCGTGGAATCATTCCATGGTTGATTTGGAGTTGGTCATAAAGGTTCCTCATTTTCAACCCCAGAGAATGAGCCAGCACTGCCAGTACTGCGCCCTTGTCACCAGCTCCAGCCACGTGCTGGGCACCAAAGCGGGCAAGGAGATCGACGCCACCGAGTGCGTGATCCGCATGAACGACGCGCCCACGACGGGCTACGAGGCCGACGTGGGCAATCGGACCACGCTGCGGGTGGTGGCCCACTCCAGCGTGTTCCGGCTGGTCCGCCGCCCCGACGAGTTCATGGTCGGGGGCGCCGACTACCATCCCATTGTCATCTTCTGGGGACCCCCCAACAGGATCGCCAAGAACTCCAAAGCCACCTTGTACAGATCCATCCAGAGGATTTGCGCCACATACAAGCGGGCGGCgtgttttaccgtggcaccggAGAAAATGTTCCGATTCGACAAGCTCTTTGAACTGGAGACGGGGCGAGACAGGTGAGTTGCGAACAAGAATGCCTCTTcagccacaaggtggcagcagaGCTCGCCTTTTCCCTGACgactaggctaggctaggccgGCCTAAAATGTCACCGTCTTTCTCCTTGTTCAGAATCAAATCAAACTCGTGGCTGAGCACGGGCTGGTTCACCATGGTCATCGCCATCGAAATATGTGACAACATCAAGGTGTACGGGATGGTTCCGTCCAGTTACTGCGGGTGAGTAGGTCGGGGTTATTCCATTGGGTTACAAGTGAGCCGAAGAACACGGCCGTGTTTTGGTGGCAAacgggggcttttttttttttttgagcagtcTTCTTCTTACAGGAATCGGACAAGATCCAAGAAGATGCCGTATCACTACTACAAGCCGCGCGGTTCGGATGAATGCGTGATGTACATGCATAACCAGAACAACCAAAGAGGGAACCACCACCGCTTCATCACAGAGAAGCAGGTGTTTGGCCGCTGGGCGCAGCACTACAACGTCACCTTCGCGCACCCCGCGTGGTGAGGACAGATGGACCCTTGgatgagggggagggggggcaacaacaacaacaacaaaaaatactgaCGTGTGGAATGTTTTGTTCTTGATTCGTTGTGAGTTCTTTTTTACAACTTTGCAGTCTTTTTATCTTGATCTTATTTATCACGATGCACTTTTGCTTCCCAGCATCAATTAGGGGAAGGAAAGCTCGTCGAGTGCATGCTGGCGCTTCCCGTTTTGACGGATGGCCAAAGCCGCTCGCCTAATGACTTGCTGGATTAGTTTGACGTTTGAAAGGAAGCAGAGCTTTTGTTGACTTGGCTGAAGTAAACATCGTATTGATTTGACTATAACGTTGTGGTGTTTTTACTTTCATCTATCTTtgcaaaaaaaaggaaggaccTGTGACATTTTTAGGTACTGGAAAAGGCAGCCGCTATCTTCGGCCTCAGCGTGGACATGGAGATTAAAATGGCTTCCTGGGTGAAAAGGAGACAAGGAGAGGATGAGTTGACGTCTGGGGCGCGTCCAGCGGTCCAAGCCCGTTTCCAAGTTGCGTCTCACCTCCGTGCGAATGGTGCGGCTGGCCTGGGCAGGACACGTGTTGAGGTAGAGGTCAAAGAGGACGCTAGGACACGTCACGTCCAGGTTCTGATCGGCATCCAGACTGGACTCCAGTCCCTGGACTCCTCCAAAGACCACCAGAAGATGCCTGCAAAAGTGGCCCATGAGGAATAGCGGACGAGCGCCGGCAGCGCCGGCGGCTAGCTTACTTGAATGGCCGCAGCGAGGCCTCGTCCACATTGCTGCCTTTTTCCGATGTGCCGACCGTCACGTCGTAGCCGTCCTTGTAGGGACTTTCTGTGAAAACGGCGCCTGTGGAATCAGATTAGAAAATCAAATCTCAAAGCAAAAGAGTGGGGAGGCGTTTGTTGGAACACCTACTGAGACAGGATGCCAGGCGGACGCTGTAGCCCCAGTAAAGGCCGCCTTCCGTGGTGGGCACGTGAGGAGCAACCACCACGCCCTTGTATGTCTTGCCCTCTGGAGGACAAAGGTCAGACTTCACATCCTTTTTAAAAGAGTTTCAATTTTGAAAGTGACCATCACCTTGCTTCAGCGGCACGTTAAGACGAACGGTGACTCTCAAGCCCGGCTGTAGCTGCTTGTCGATCTGCACCTCCTGAGGCGGAACGCCCATCGTCAACATGGCGGCCGCGTCACGCCATTTGGCTTGCCGCTTCTTACCTTCCTCATGCCGCAGTTGACCAAAGAACCTTTGCCCGCTCTGGTGGGCCTGTCCAGGACGATGCCCTCCCGGTATTCCGATTCCTCGTCCATCCTCATGTGGTGCGGACTGTCCAAAGGGTTCAGAAGTCCTACGAGGAACCCATCAACCGGCGTTCATCAAATCGAGCTAGCGTTGAATTAAGTTACTATGGTgacacccaaaataaaaaggtgGACACGCCACCCGCGTGACAACTAATCCAAATGATTTTGCGTATTTACCTGCATACTGCAAGTCTTGATGCTTTGGGAAGAACATCTTGCGCAGGTACCTTGGACACGTTCAATTTCACGTGAGTCATAACAAAGAGCAAATAGGAACACCCAACACGTGCTTCCTCCGACTCACTGTGGACACTCCAGGAATTGGAGGATTCTGGCCAGCTGGACGCACGCTTGGCCTTTCTTCCCGATTCCTTTGTACTCGCCTTCCACGCTCCTGCGGcagacacccaaaaaaaaaccttaaaatTAATGGCGAGCAGTGGATTCTGGTGCATCCACCTCAGAGGAACCCACTTGACATCTTCGCCTTGCTCATCAAAGACGATAATCTCATCCACGGAAAAGATGACGCAGGCGCGGGCGATCTGTCCCGCCAGGTAAGTGCGTAGTTCGGCGGACTGAGCGTTGTCCAAGACCGAGCCCGGCAGAGCCACGCTCACCGTGTACGCTCGACCTACAGGGCGCACACAAAACCGCACGATTGCAAATAGCATTTGAATGAactagataataaatatttataCTGGGGACTGTTACGAGATGTTCCAAATGATCCCGATTATTTTCAAATACCTTCtttgtggtgtgtgtgcgtctccTCTGCTTTTTCCTTCTCAGCAGCCTCTTTTTGTTTCTGATTTTCTAGCTGTTTGATCAGCTTGGCctctttcctctgcctcttggCCTCCTTGACTGCTCAGGATTGCCAGtgggggggaaacaaaatctcCATTCAAAATGACTTTTACATTTTGAAAGAAGGCTAAAAACTATGCTTGGTGGAATTCAGAGGTGTGCTGTTTAAACACTAAACAAACACATAGCTAACATGTTTGGAGGAAATAGTtgtccctgaaaaaaaaaatagtctatTGACTAAAAAAAGTCAAGCGTAGCCTCCatatttttagcatttttagCATCAGGCTAAGTGTATACTCACGTTGTGCTTTCTTTTTCCTCCAGTCAACCTTTTCCTCCGGCTGAacgcaaataaaaaaacaaaatgaaagattAAGAAACTAGCTTAACGCAGATTTTTTTAGTAGCACCCTTTAGTACCTGAGAGGAGGATGGTTTTGATCTCTTCGTAGCGACGCCGGGAGACATGATTTTCGCGACAACACGTGACGTTTATTTGCTTCCGGGTCATCTTCTTCTTTTACGTTTATTGTTTGCAAACCCTCTCCAAAGTACGGTAGCGCCACCAAGCGTGAGAAGACGTGCAGGAAATGAATGACTGTTGGATCTTTTAATTAATTTAGCAGTTTTTGTCACCTTAGTAGATCAATTGTTTATCCCGATTGTGAACTGCTTCTGATGACGTAAGTTACACATTTCGAAGTGTGTCTGAGACAAGAAAGAATTGCCATTAAATAGAAACAAAGAACTTCATTAAAACGTTGCTTGATTTTAATAGATTGAAcaacatttcatttgaattaaAGCGACAAGGAGCACAGTAATACTtgaatgtagttttttttcacagtgGATTGAAATCATTGCACAACAAAATCCCAAAGCCTGAGTGACAACATTTAGGCATACACAACTCAAGAAGTCTGCAATACTTTTGTTCCGTGGCAAAAAAGGCTTGGACGGTGAAGGATGTATTACACAAATACACTACTCGCAAAAACAGAGCGCTAAATCAAACACTTTTGGACGATGAATATGGTTTGTCGGCAAGGAGACTGAGATCTGGACGGCGGGACGGGTAGTAGCAAGTGAGGTCACACGTCACGTGCAGCCTTCCACGTTCTCAGGATGGCCTCTGCTGCATCCAGAGTGGAGTCCTCCTTTGAATTGgacacacaggaaaaaaaaaaaagccgtcagCCCCATACAAAAGAAGACAATGGAAAGGAATGCCATGTTACCTTGACGAAGCAGAATCGGATGTATTTGTCAAAGTCTTTGCCGTGCTCGGCACTGTAGAAGGCTGACACGGGAATTGTTGCCAAGccctgcaaaataaaaataaaataaaaccctcATCAAATAAATCCGGCCGGCTCTGAACCTACCTTCTCTTTAATGAGCCATTTGACAAATCGGAAGTCGTAGGCTTCGTCTTTTGCGCCCGGGTCAGCGAGATCCACCTCTGCGGAGAAGCAGGAAGTTCAGGCCACGCGACGTCACCGAAATGACCTTTTGGGCTCACCGACAGAGGAGATGTCGGTTATCATGAAGTAGCCCCCCTGCGGCATGATGGGCTTCAGGCCCACGCTCTCCAGACACGAGGCCAGCTTGTGCCGCTTCCGCTGCAGCGCGCGCGGCAGCTGGCGGAAGTAGCTGTCCGCCGAGCCCAACGTTTCCAACTCACGTTCGAAGCCGCGAGCTACCGCTTCCTGCATTGGGGGTTGAGAAATACGATGACGTGAGGCTTCCCGTCGGGGCCCTCGTGGCGATTGCCGTCACCTGAGCAGCTGTGGCGCAGTGGTACACGCTATTCTGATGGACGGTCTTCATGTGTTTGAGGATGCGTCCAGCGCCGATGGCCCAGCCCACCTGGACCAAAGTAAATCATCTTTGCCACCCACCCGCACCAAAAATTGGGATTTCACCTTCCATCCGGTGGCGCTGAAGGTCTTGCCGGCGCTCCCGATGGTGACGGTCCGCTCCCACATGCCGGGCAGGCTGGCTGTGGACCAGAGCAAACACGCTTGCGTTATTACCGTCTCGAGTTGCCACGCTGAGCAATTAGCAGACGGCCAGAAACGCCTCGCCTATTTTCACATGCTGGGCTCCGTCGTAAGTGAGCCACTCGTACACCTCGTCGCTGAAGCACAGCGCGTCGTGTTTGATGCACAGGTCGGCGATCATTTGCAGCTCTTCCTCGGTGTACACCTGCCAAGACAAAAAGATTCACGGCCGGACTCGGCCGCAATGGGGCGGCTCGACTTCTGACCTTTCCCAGCGGGTTGTTGGGCGTGTTGATGACAACGGCTTTGGTGCGTGGGGTGAATTTCGCCGCCAGCTCGTCGGAGTCCAGGACCCAGTCGCCGCTTGACAGGGCTCCGCCGCCTTCGACTTTCTGCGAGGGTGAAGAGGCAGACGCGTTGTCGCGCTTAGCCGCCATCAGATTTCCTCATGAGATAACGGTTGAGGGCACTTACTGGCCTCAGAGGGATGTAAACGGCCTTCCCGCCCGTCATCTTCACCATAGGCTGGTAGCAGTCGAAGAAAGGCTCCACGATGATCACCTGGCGGGGCCGCGTTTGCTCGCATTAGCCGCGCAAAAAGAGCAGCAGCCTTCAGTAAGAGCGTCCACCTCGTCCCCCTCGTCCACCAGCGCTTGGAAAGCGCAGAAGAGCGCCTGGTAAGCGCCCACCGTCACCAGGACGTCCTCCATGGGATGGATCTTCTGGCCCACGATGCCGCTGAAGAACTTGGCCAGACTATTTACCAGACGTGGGTGGCCCTAAGAGAAAGACGTTCGGGAGGCGGCTCGGGAGTGCTTTCCAACGCAGCGTACTCACAAAGGCGCGCGTGTACTGGTGCATGGAGGGACCGCCGCGCAGGGCTTCACAGAAGGCTTCTTGGATGTATTCCGGAGGGCCGAAGTCCGGGAAACCCTGCCCGAGGTTGACGGGATTGTAGTCGGCTGCCAATTGGGTGAACTCCACCCTGTTGGATGGGAAATtcgaaatactttttttttttaacaaattgttTTAATAGGGTGCAGGAAAAGTCTGAATTTAGGGTGGCGAACCTTCACTGTATTAAAAGTCAAAGTAATGTAATATCTTTTATTTGACAGCGAAGCTGTGATATAGGCAGAAAGAATACTTGTGGTGCAAATGTGCGACCCCTTGTGGACAGTTTCTGCAACGCACGTTACGGCATGTTTTCTACAACGACAAGTTGCTTTTGCATCGTTCTTAACTTGAAGCAATGAGCCCACAGGAAAGAAGatcaaatgaattgaaaataaatgatgAGTTGCTTCTGATTGAACGCACCTCGTCGTCGGTTTCTTACCAAACGTTTTTGTCCACTCCTTCGATCCGGCTCGCGTGAAATCTTCGTGACATGACTGTCTGCGAGAGGAAGaagaccaaagaggataaaaagaaataaaagtgcCAAAACAATAAGGTTGTAAACGTTTCCGATCACATGCCTTTGGGAACTTTCGAAGCGTACCGACGCAGCGACTTGCAAGACTCCCGGCGAGGACTCCCATGGGCTAATGAACCATTGCTAGGTTATGGCTAACAAGAGTGACTGACTTTTAAATAGACAATATAGTGCCGTATATAGTTAACCGAACAAGTTTCATGTTACAGATTAGCGAATAGTTGCGGGGGACACTTAAGCGAGAGCTCAAATTCCATGGTTACGTCATCACTTCCGGGGTGGGCGGGGCAAGATCCAACGCGATGAAAATACGGCAAATAGCAAATCAAATAAAGATGTATCTAAGGTCTTTAAAATTACACATATAGtgtgataaataaatatgaaacatTCAACCATCACCAGTGTAATATAGTATCTATTTTTTAACACACAAAGAGCCAATGAaccacataaaaaaacaaaagagcccCACTCAAACAAAAGCTGGCCCTTGGTCTCATTTTGCTTCTCGCATGAAACGAGCCAGCATTTGCAATGCGACTACAAGTTGGCTTTCTTCAGGTCCTCGGCCAGAACTCTGCCCTTCTTCCTGGCATTGTGCTTTTTCTTCTCCACCTTGGTGGCCTTCTTTTTGTTGATGTTCCTACGCCGCTTGTCCTGCCTCTTCTGCATCTTCTCCACCAAGGCGTTGCTGCGCCCTTCCCACTGTTTCTTACGGCTGTTGCGCTTCTTCTCCTTGTTGGCCAGGGCGGCGCGCAGC
It encodes the following:
- the st6galnac6 gene encoding alpha-N-acetylgalactosaminide alpha-2,6-sialyltransferase 6 isoform X2 translates to MPLEGNPSRVNHAGRSESVTCSSASTSASQAAYGPFHMAKNHTPRPTNLKTWATKDDYVAVLGNERMSQHCQYCALVTSSSHVLGTKAGKEIDATECVIRMNDAPTTGYEADVGNRTTLRVVAHSSVFRLVRRPDEFMVGGADYHPIVIFWGPPNRIAKNSKATLYRSIQRICATYKRAACFTVAPEKMFRFDKLFELETGRDRIKSNSWLSTGWFTMVIAIEICDNIKVYGMVPSSYCGNRTRSKKMPYHYYKPRGSDECVMYMHNQNNQRGNHHRFITEKQVFGRWAQHYNVTFAHPAW
- the st6galnac6 gene encoding alpha-N-acetylgalactosaminide alpha-2,6-sialyltransferase 6 isoform X3, with the translated sequence MDHQRQRVRTQLKAWHSSSSASTSASQAAYGPFHMAKNHTPRPTNLKTWATKDDYVAVLGNERMSQHCQYCALVTSSSHVLGTKAGKEIDATECVIRMNDAPTTGYEADVGNRTTLRVVAHSSVFRLVRRPDEFMVGGADYHPIVIFWGPPNRIAKNSKATLYRSIQRICATYKRAACFTVAPEKMFRFDKLFELETGRDRIKSNSWLSTGWFTMVIAIEICDNIKVYGMVPSSYCGNRTRSKKMPYHYYKPRGSDECVMYMHNQNNQRGNHHRFITEKQVFGRWAQHYNVTFAHPAW
- the st6galnac6 gene encoding alpha-N-acetylgalactosaminide alpha-2,6-sialyltransferase 6 isoform X1, whose product is MALKAGAQTRRVAIAVAVFILMMLFILFSSSASTSASQAAYGPFHMAKNHTPRPTNLKTWATKDDYVAVLGNERMSQHCQYCALVTSSSHVLGTKAGKEIDATECVIRMNDAPTTGYEADVGNRTTLRVVAHSSVFRLVRRPDEFMVGGADYHPIVIFWGPPNRIAKNSKATLYRSIQRICATYKRAACFTVAPEKMFRFDKLFELETGRDRIKSNSWLSTGWFTMVIAIEICDNIKVYGMVPSSYCGNRTRSKKMPYHYYKPRGSDECVMYMHNQNNQRGNHHRFITEKQVFGRWAQHYNVTFAHPAW
- the st6galnac6 gene encoding alpha-N-acetylgalactosaminide alpha-2,6-sialyltransferase 6 isoform X4, giving the protein MMLFILFSSSASTSASQAAYGPFHMAKNHTPRPTNLKTWATKDDYVAVLGNERMSQHCQYCALVTSSSHVLGTKAGKEIDATECVIRMNDAPTTGYEADVGNRTTLRVVAHSSVFRLVRRPDEFMVGGADYHPIVIFWGPPNRIAKNSKATLYRSIQRICATYKRAACFTVAPEKMFRFDKLFELETGRDRIKSNSWLSTGWFTMVIAIEICDNIKVYGMVPSSYCGNRTRSKKMPYHYYKPRGSDECVMYMHNQNNQRGNHHRFITEKQVFGRWAQHYNVTFAHPAW
- the LOC133163749 gene encoding kynurenine--oxoglutarate transaminase 1-like yields the protein MGVLAGSLASRCVGTLRKFPKTVMSRRFHASRIEGVDKNVWVEFTQLAADYNPVNLGQGFPDFGPPEYIQEAFCEALRGGPSMHQYTRAFGHPRLVNSLAKFFSGIVGQKIHPMEDVLVTVGAYQALFCAFQALVDEGDEVIIVEPFFDCYQPMVKMTGGKAVYIPLRPKVEGGGALSSGDWVLDSDELAAKFTPRTKAVVINTPNNPLGKVYTEEELQMIADLCIKHDALCFSDEVYEWLTYDGAQHVKIASLPGMWERTVTIGSAGKTFSATGWKVGWAIGAGRILKHMKTVHQNSVYHCATAAQEAVARGFERELETLGSADSYFRQLPRALQRKRHKLASCLESVGLKPIMPQGGYFMITDISSVEVDLADPGAKDEAYDFRFVKWLIKEKGLATIPVSAFYSAEHGKDFDKYIRFCFVKEDSTLDAAEAILRTWKAARDSRVVAKIMSPGVATKRSKPSSSQPEEKVDWRKKKAQLKEAKRQRKEAKLIKQLENQKQKEAAEKEKAEETHTHHKEGRAYTVSVALPGSVLDNAQSAELRTYLAGQIARACVIFSVDEIIVFDEQGEDVKSVEGEYKGIGKKGQACVQLARILQFLECPQYLRKMFFPKHQDLQYAGLLNPLDSPHHMRMDEESEYREGIVLDRPTRAGKGSLVNCGMRKEVQIDKQLQPGLRVTVRLNVPLKQEGKTYKGVVVAPHVPTTEGGLYWGYSVRLASCLSAVFTESPYKDGYDVTVGTSEKGSNVDEASLRPFKHLLVVFGGVQGLESSLDADQNLDVTCPSVLFDLYLNTCPAQASRTIRTEEAILISMSTLRPKIAAAFSST